From the genome of Vicia villosa cultivar HV-30 ecotype Madison, WI linkage group LG2, Vvil1.0, whole genome shotgun sequence, one region includes:
- the LOC131647941 gene encoding uncharacterized protein LOC131647941 codes for MDHQPNPLLNWAYFCQGKSMEELRQSLLYTTLELEQTRTLAQEELTKKDEQLTNLKDLINNIIQERDEAQEKCQRLLLENLLFHQQNAPLSGVSSIEDEPTPIPTKRSIDSNNNGCLSLSSSDCEESIVSSPVIIDQSMIDILTPTKPLPEKGKLLQAVMKAGPLLQTLLLAGPLPQWKHPPPPLESFEIPPVAIPQILHQDSIFSSNIDTTNANSQCGRVNRKRVFFDDSDSPNQNKYQRVLLH; via the exons ATGGACCATCAACCTAACCCTCTTCTAAATTGGGCTTACTTCTGCCAAGGAAAG TCAATGGAGGAACTGAGACAATCACTTCTATACACAACCTTAGAGCTTGAACAAACAAGAACTCTAGCACAAGAAGAACTCACAAAAAAAGATGAACAACTAACCAACCTCAAAGACCTAATCAACAACATCATCCAAGAAAGAGACGAAGCTCAAGAGAAATGCCAAAGACTTCTCCTAGAGAATCTCCTCTTCCATCAACAAAATGCTCCGCTTTCCGGAGTTTCCAGCATTGAAGATGAACCAACTCCAATCCCAACAAAAAGATCAATTGACTCAAACAACAATGGTTGTCTCTCCTTGTCTTCATCAGATTGCGAAGAAAGCATCGTTTCTTCGCCCGTTATCATCGACCAATCCATGATCGATATCCTAACACCAACCAAACCATTGCCTGAAAAAGGTAAACTTTTGCAGGCAGTGATGAAAGCTGGCCCTTTGCTGCAGACCCTTCTCCTTGCTGGACCACTTCCTCAATGGAAACACCCTCCTCCACCTCTTGAGTCCTTTGAGATTCCACCTGTTGCCATACCTCAGATCCTCCATCAAGATTCAATTTTTAGCTCCAATATTGATACTACTAATGCTAATTCTCAGTGTGGAAGAGTAAA